In the genome of Aedes aegypti strain LVP_AGWG chromosome 2, AaegL5.0 Primary Assembly, whole genome shotgun sequence, the window CATTCGCGATAGGTCGGTTCCTTGCGGCTCGGAGCATCCGGATCGGTCATGCACAGAGTGTAGAGGGCGGCACTGTCCGCGTTCCATTCCACCTTCGGAACATCCTTCACCTGGGTCGGGGTCAACTCGTTTCCTTCGTTGACGACGGCACCGCTTGCGTAACTCACCTTGGCAACTTCGGCCGGAGCCACCGGAATAACGTCCGGAACCACTTGGTGCTTATCCATGCTTTTGGCCACGGAGGAAACGAACAAACGAATCGAATTAGTAGAAAATAGAAGTCCTCTAGCGAGTGTTGAGCACGATTGCAGCCGGCTGATTGACATCGTAGAATGCACGAGAAACAAAATGAAACTATCGTCTGATGGGATTTTACTGCTGCCGGTCGGTTCGTTCGATAGCCGTAGGTGAGCTTTAGTGAGCTTTTAATAATTCTAATTCGAATTTTCACGATTCCtattagaattttcaattggaTTATCGTAAAGCTTCCACTTGGAATCCCGAATAAAAATTTACATTAATCTGAACGTCTTTAAAATCTacataaacattcaaaaatgatGCCTgctatatgatatttttttttgcaatttatcaTTTGTGcttataggcctattcaaatgacgtctcaaatcagctgatcgggaagcactttgacatttcttctatgaaaatgacaggcccgtgttagcaccggtcctccaccgatgtaaacaaatgcatagatggagctgtcacatgaaaaggcctattctgcgtggcgtgtgagtcgagacgaatcgttctcaccgcgagtgacgtgagacgactaatgtttaatcaaatgggagcgagtcgacaattgtcacctcattcgactcgtctgtttttcatcacgcctaactgtcatgaaacggcctactttcctgcactgaagtatacaGTGCGGGAATAACCATTACGCtactgaaatcagtgctgtaatgattgattacgcaacgctttctca includes:
- the LOC5569310 gene encoding protein D2; the protein is MSISRLQSCSTLARGLLFSTNSIRLFVSSVAKSMDKHQVVPDVIPVAPAEVAKVSYASGAVVNEGNELTPTQVKDVPKVEWNADSAALYTLCMTDPDAPSRKEPTYREWHHWLVGNIPGGDVAKGETLSEYVGSGPPQGTGLHRYVFLVYKQNGKLTFDEPRLTNRSGDNRGGFSIRKFAEKYNLGNPVAGNFYQAEWDDYVPILYKQLGA